A region from the Tigriopus californicus strain San Diego chromosome 9, Tcal_SD_v2.1, whole genome shotgun sequence genome encodes:
- the LOC131886075 gene encoding protein artemis-like — protein sequence MSTFPGYFPFLPGVACDRFDGQNLRADQFFLSHCHSDHMIGLEKLVDELIHRNHVKVNHRINCSRISKAFLVNKFKRLDERFVRDLAPNEPVTLAIFDKAKKSMYNVRVTAIPANHCPGSIMFLYESLSEDGSPAPTHRILYTGDFRFENIPLTSLNALHLNLEPIQVDEMYLDTTFCTPKYPTFPDRDEALRGIWEIVSGWIRKNGMYRKQRAKHVVLFHLPAQYGSEAILREIYEKSQTKWKIHVPEKKYVDYLCFDDLGDCTDDDPNMAQWIHACSKKDDASRNGRSLPCQSNEPFEVCQIRPSAMYFNEARLKTTQPLGVKCVGGNYYRVCYSCHSSRDELMEFVRYFKPRKLIPSVIPQGYSLEEVLNQFADILEPSSIELSPELHVYQSLGNLPSEPSQGSPKHRSEELSQIRLLQSWTSPPGRQSRKRRKSGSPLSMDVSSPSSPIPKKYLPQLERGCPKSESSDESGGESARLQQARSKRKSFQRSRSSKTNYSMPVVSSGNLIEVPNQQNRRASLPHNLKIPAITITPSSPSPDPNHPDYPEFFEDRLYLETKNSMSTSTESGDNHFMTGRDIRHFTRNSDNSGSIESMETAASRERSELDISELNLRLSSDEPQSCSALAGHSSSLEICYEKIAERQIEVVEVSDDNNSNSLNHSVKDSEGEPEIIVGEEPEMDDEQSTPEIDVILAKADTEGERETCLNFAKSRAAKKYLNF from the exons ATGAGCACATTCCCGGGATACTTTCCGTTCTTGCCGGGAGTGGCATGTGATCGATTTGACGGTCAGAATCTCAGAGCGGATCAATTCTTTCTCTCCCATTGTCATTCGG ATCATATGATTGGCTTGGAGAAGCTGGTCGACGAATTGATCCATCGCAACCATGTCAAAGTGAACCACCGAATCAATTGCTCAAGGATATCAAAGGCGTTTCTGGTGAACAAATTCAAGCGCCTGGACGAGCGTTTCGTTCGTGATCTCGCGCCCAATGAACCCGTTACTCTGGCCATTTTcgacaaggccaagaagtcTATGTATAATGTGCGGGTCACGGCCATCCCAGCCAATCATTGTCCTGGTTCTATCAT GTTCCTTTACGAGAGCTTGAGTGAAGATGGGTCTCCCGCACCAACCCATCGGATCCTGTACACGGGCGATTTTCGCTTTGAGAACATTCCCCTCACTTCGCTGAATGCGCTTCATCTGAATCTCGAGCCGATCCAAGTGGATGAGATGTATCTCGACACGACATTCTGTACTCCCAAATATCCCACGTTTCCCGATCGCGATGAGGCCCTTCGAGGCATCTGGGAAATTGTCAGTGGATGGATCAGAAAGAATGGCATGTACCGAAAGCAAAGAGCCAAGCATGTGGTGCTTTTCCATCTCCCAG CTCAATACGGGTCCGAGGCCATTCTCCGCGAGATCTATGAGAAGTCCCAAACCAAGTGGAAGATTCACGTTCCGGAGAAGAAGTACGTGGATTACTTGTGTTTCGACGATCTCGGCGATTGCACGGATGACGATCCTAACATGGCGCAATGGATCCACGCCTGTTCCAAGAAAGACGATGCAAGTCGGAATGGTCGAAGTCTGCCTTGTCAGAGCAACGAACCGTTTGAAGTGTGTCAGATCCGCCCATCGGCCATGTACTTCAATGAGGCTCGCCTGAAGACCACTCAGCCCCTGGGGGTCAAGTGTGTCGGCGGGAACTACTATCGGGTGTGCTATTCGTGTCATAGTAGTCGCGATGAACTGATGGAGTTCGTGCGATACTTTAAGCCGCGGAAACTGATCCCGTCGGTCATTCCTCAAGGCTATAGCTTGGAGGAG gttttgaaccaatttgccGACATCTTGGAGCCCAGCTCCATCGAGCTCTCCCCCGAGCTCCATGTATACCAAAGTCTGGGCAATCTCCCATCCGAACCCAGTCAGGGCTCCCCCAAGCACAGATCCGAAGAGCTCAGTCAGATCCGACTCCTCCAAAGCTGGACATCGCCCCCAGGTCGACAATCGCGGAAGCGGAGGAAAAGCGGGAGTCCGCTATCCATGGACGTGAGCTCGCCTTCATCTCCCATCCCCAAGAAGTACCTCCCTCAATTGGAGCGAGGATGTCCCAAATCCGAGAGCTCAGATGAGAGTGGAGGTGAATCCGCTCGACTCCAACAAGCTCGCTCTAAACGTAAAAGTTTCCAACGCAGCCGGAGCTCCAAGACCAATTACAGCATGCCCGTGGTATCGAGTGGCAATCTCATTGAGGTGCCCAATCAACAGAATAGACGAGCCTCTTTGCCGCACAATTTGAAGATTCCGGCCATCACGATCACGCCCTCCAGTCCGAGTCCCGACCCGAATCATCCGGACTACCCGGAGTTCTTCGAAGATCGTCTCTACTTGGAGACGAAGAACAGCATGTCCACGTCCACGGAGTCCGGGGACAATCATTTCATGACCGGTCGGGATATCCGCCATTTCACCCGCAATTCAGACAACTCGGGCTCGATCGAGTCCATGGAAACTGCGGCTAGTCGAGAGCGAAGTGAATTGGACATCAGTGAACTCAACCTGAGACTCAGTTCGGATGAGCCTCAGAGTTGTAGTGCCCTGGCGGGTCATTCGTCTTCACTGGAAATTTGTTACGAGAAGATTGCCGAACGGCAAATCGAAGTGGTCGAAGTGTCCGACGACaataattcaaacagtttgaaCCACTCGGTCAAGGACTCGGAAGGTGAGCCCGAGATCATCGTCGGCGAGGAGCCGGAAATGGATGATGAGCAGAGCACACCCGAGATCGATGTCATTCTCGCCAAAGCTGATAccgaaggagagagagagacttgCTTGAACTTTGCCAAAAGCCGTGCTGCCAAGAAATATCTCAACTTTTGA
- the LOC131886082 gene encoding translation machinery-associated protein 16-like, with amino-acid sequence MAKGKHAPAPGAVRKDKVIHPHSRKAQKMQSKAEKRHKLQGVVKSGGLKLQALGERLQWFRENLPLCLEEGEPMSSEVMLNLAEAFLSRFQEELDQIAMKNSIGGKNKRKNHQSRIDVIEFTMQTEKEEFDGCGVEMPNLFDQDNLSYFQQWDGELRFVQNIKLARFKRADLESKKFDDGNMEME; translated from the coding sequence ATGGCCAAAGGCAAACACGCCCCCGCTCCTGGAGCCGTGCGGAAAGACAAAGTGATCCATCCCCATTCGAGGAAAGCTCAAAAGATGCAGAGTAAGGCTGAGAAGCGGCATAAACTCCAAGGTGTGGTCAAAAGTGGGGGTCTGAAATTGCAAGCCTTGGGCGAGCGACTCCAATGGTTCCGAGAGAATCTGCCCTTGTGTCTGGAAGAAGGTGAACCTATGAGCTCGGAGGTCATGTTGAACTTGGCTGAAGCCTTTTTGAGTCGATTCCAAGAAGAGTTGGATCAGATCGCCATGAAGAACTCCATTGGTGGCAAGAATAAGCGCAAAAATCATCAGAGCCGGATTGATGTGATTGAGTTCACCATGCAAACGGAAAAAGAGGAGTTTGACGGGTGTGGCGTAGAAATGCCCAATCTGTTTGACCAGGATAATTTGTCCTATTTCCAACAATGGGATGGCGAGTTGAGATTCGTCCAGAATATCAAGTTGGCCCGATTCAAACGCGCGGATCTCGAGTCGAAAAAGTTCGATGATGGCAACATGGAAATGGAATAG
- the LOC131886076 gene encoding glutamate-rich WD repeat-containing protein 1-like — MDTNQKEFKVPAIPDENMDEDPASSDEDDEDQDADDFIEEEEEDDDDEEEDEENDEEGETEDGQPLTNRAYVPGSEPLADNEELVMDEGAYVVYHQASLGPPCLSFDLVQDEQPASALEEYPYSLYGVAGSQAAKANANCIITFKMFNLHPLTSKKAKSPSDPDQSEDESEDEDDSAQDPENQPKLKVASIKHNGGINRIRYKMLGSTAVAAVWSELGSVGIYGLNHCLQQLEIPTSGNDWYRETTPPIFSFKGHLTEGFALNWSPTVPGLLATGDCRQNIHVWQPQEAGTWAIDQRPYASHTASVEDIQWSPNEPNVMASCSVDQSIKIWDCRAKPDQACMLTVKHSHASDVNVIDWNRHEPFIASGGDDGCMKVWDLRQFEKGEPVATFKHHTGPVTSVEWHPSDPTVLASSGADDQIALWDLALEKDDEAEQPSGTGDELKDLPPQLLFIHQGLQDIKELHWHRKYPGLLVSTSHSGFDVFRTISV; from the coding sequence ATGGACACAAACCAGAAGGAATTCAAGGTCCCGGCCATCCCCGATGAAAACATGGACGAAGATCCGGCCAGTTCCGACGAAGATGACGAAGACCAAGACGCGGATGATTTCatagaagaagaggaagaagacgacgacgacgaggaggaggatgaggagAATGATGAAGAAGGCGAGACCGAGGACGGCCAACCCCTGACCAATCGGGCTTATGTGCCCGGTTCCGAACCGCTGGCCGACAATGAGGAACTGGTCATGGACGAAGGGGCCTACGTGGTTTATCATCAGGCCTCATTGGGCCCACCTTGTTTGTCCTTCGACCTCGTTCAAGACGAACAACCCGCCTCAGCCCTGGAGGAGTACCCCTACTCCCTGTACGGCGTAGCTGGGTCTCAAGCCGCCAAGGCCAATGCCAATTGCATCATTACCTTCAAAATGTTCAACCTCCACCCGTTGACCTcgaaaaaagccaaaagccCATCTGACCCCGACCAATCGGAGGACGAGtccgaagacgaagacgataGCGCTCAAGACCCAGAAAACCAGCCCAAGTTGAAAGTGGCCTCGATCAAGCACAACGGGGGCATCAATCGGATCCGGTACAAGATGTTGGGTTCAACGGCCGTGGCTGCGGTTTGGTCCGAATTGGGCTCGGTCGGCATTTACGGCTTGAACCATTGTCTCCAGCAACTCGAGATCCCGACCAGTGGCAACGATTGGTACCGCGAGACCACCCCGCCCATCTTCAGTTTCAAGGGCCATTTGACCGAGGGGTTCGCCCTCAATTGGTCGCCCACCGTCCCCGGGCTCTTGGCCACCGGGGATTGTCGCCAGAACATCCACGTATGGCAGCCCCAAGAAGCCGGAACGTGGGCCATTGACCAGAGACCCTACGCCTCGCACACGGCCTCGGTCGAGGACATCCAATGGTCGCCCAACGAGCCCAATGTCATGGCCTCGTGCTCGGTCGACCAATCGATCAAAATCTGGGACTGCCGAGCCAAGCCCGATCAGGCCTGCATGTTAACCGTGAAGCACAGCCATGCCAGTGATGTGAACGTGATCGATTGGAACCGCCATGAGCCCTTCATCGCATCAGGGGGTGATGATGGGTGCATGAAAGTCTGGGATCTCCGACAGTTTGAAAAAGGCGAGCCCGTGGCCACGTTCAAGCATCACACCGGACCTGTGACCAGTGTGGAATGGCACCCGAGCGATCCCACGGTGCTGGCCTCGAGTGGGGCCGATGATCAGATTGCTCTGTGGGACTTGGCTCTGGAGAAAGATGATGAAGCCGAGCAACCCAGTGGCACTGGCGACGAGCTCAAAGACCTACCCCCGCAGTTGTTGTTTATTCATCAAGGTTTGCAAGACATCAAAGAGCTCCATTGGCATAGGAAATATCCGGGACTCCTCGTCAGCACGTCTCACTCCGGATTTGATGTATTCCGAACCATCAGtgtgtga